One Strigops habroptila isolate Jane chromosome 19, bStrHab1.2.pri, whole genome shotgun sequence genomic window carries:
- the PSME3 gene encoding proteasome activator complex subunit 3, with translation MASLLKVDPEVKLKVDSFRERITSEAEDLVANFFPKKLLELDGFLKDPILNIHDLTQIHSDMNLPVPDPILLTNSHDGLDGPNMKKRKLEDREETFQGTKVFVMPNGMLKSNQQLVDIIEKVKPEIRLLIEKCNTVKMWVQLLIPRIEDGNNFGVSIQEETVAELRTVESEAASYLDQISRYYITRAKLVSKIAKYPHVEDYRRTVTEIDEKEYISLRLIISELRNQYVTLHDMILKNIEKIKRPRSSNAETLY, from the exons AGGTGAAGCTCAAG gtTGACTCCTTCAGGGAGCGGATCACGAGCGAG GCTGAAGATCTGGTGGCAAACTTTTTCCCAAAGAAGCTGTTAGAACTCGATGGGTTCCTCAAG gaCCCTATCCTGAATATTCATGATCTCACTCAGATCCATTCGGACATGAACCTCCCAGTGCCTGACCCAATTCTTCTCACAAACAGCCACGATGGACTGGATGGG CCAAATATGAAAAAGAGGAAGCTGGAGGACCGCGAGGAGACCTTTCAGG GTACCAAAGTGTTTGTGATGCCCAACGGGATGCTGAAGAGCAACCAGCAGCTGGTGGACATCATTGAGAAAGTGAAACCAGAAATCAGGCTGCTTATTGAGAAGTGTAATACG GTCAAAATGTGGGTGCAACTTCTCATTCCCAGGATAGAAGATGGAAACAACTTTGGTGTTTCTATTCAG gaGGAAACAGTTGCTGAGCTTCGAACTGTGGAGAGTGAGGCAGCGTCCTACCTGGACCAGATTTCTAG ATATTATATCACAAGAGCAAAGTTGGTTTCCAAAATAGCCAAGTACCCTCATGTG gaggACTATCGCCGCACCGTGACCGAGATCGACGAGAAGGAGTACATTAGTCTGCGCCTGATCATTTCAGAGCTGAGGAATCAATAT GTCACTTTGCATGACATGATCCTTAAAAACATCGAGAAGATCAAGAGGCCTCGGAGCAGCAATGCTGAGACCCTCTATTAA
- the LOC115617635 gene encoding membrane primary amine oxidase-like isoform X2, whose amino-acid sequence MNVRTALVLLALALATIFALVCVLLTRGRAPGACPHQPPAQEDPDDGQSLVFADLTPAELAQVVRYLQGHLGLRLVDAARANPSDNCIASVELQVPAKAEALRFLDGAGARPPREALAVLYLGDQPDPNVTEYVVGPLPTPAYHRDVTVRRYGGKVPYHRRPMLGSEYGQVGAFLETVAFAAAPTFLKEVLEYDSTNVVFQSSAPHGFQSGDRKSWFIVLQNVSGFFVHPVGLEVLVDHSSLDTSSWAVSRVFYNGQYYRDMVQLESAYVQGRISVEKVRRAPRDGDFSSMKPRAPSAALFPLQYEPQGPRYSVRNNHVLYQAWSFAFGMSVSTGLRLFDIRHKGERVAYEISVQEALSVYGSNCPGGMSTRYMDGSFGIGHYTSSLVRGVDCPYLATYVDVHFLAHSQVPRVSKSALCIFEQNLGSPLRRHYSNLQSLYYGGLVNSALVIRSITTVGNYDYVWDFIFYQNGAIEGKVQTTGYTSSSFLHGDGLRYGNRVWEHTLGTIHTHFINYKVDLDVGGVKNSLVAHDMAFEMARAPWSPEQQIERPRLTKKVLDTEDQAAFRLQAKMPRYIYFAANSKNKWGHQRGYRIQVISSAGDHVPEASSMERAISWARYQLAVTRRKEEEPTSTSIYNQNDPWTPTIAFADFINNETITNEDLVAWITAGFLHIPHSEDIPNTATVGNSVGFLLRPYNYYDLDPSIYSHDGVFFTSEQDFTACEVNPVACLPQTASCLPNFPPFTYDGFQNTSRF is encoded by the exons ATGAACGTGAGAACCGCGCTCGTGCTCCTCGCGCTGGCTTTAGCCACCATATTCGCGTTGGTCTGTGTGCTGCTGACCAGGGGCAGGGCCCCCGGCGCCTGCCCGCACCAGCCGCCGGCGCAGGAGGACCCCGACGATGGCCAGAGCCTGGTCTTTGCGGACCTGACCCCCGCGGAGCTGGCGCAAGTGGTGCGGTacctgcagggacacctcggGCTGCGGCTGGTGGACGCCGCGCGCGCAAACCCCTCCGACAACTGCATCGCCTCCGTGGAGCTGCAGGTCCCGGCCAAGGCAGAGGCGCTGCGGTTCCTGGACGGGGCAGGGGCTCGTCCCCCCCGCGAGGCGCTGGCTGTGCTGTACCTTGGGGACCAGCCGGACCCCAACGTCACCGAGTACGTGGTGGGGCCGCTGCCGACGCCGGCGTATCACCGGGACGTGACGGTGCGCAG GTACGGGGGGAAGGTGCCGTACCACCGCAGACCGATGCTGGGCAGTGAGTATGGGCAAGTGGGAGCTTTCTTGGAGACGGTGGCATTTGCTGCAGCCCCGACCTTCCTGAAGGAAGTCCTCGAATACGACAGCACCAACGTGGTGTTTCAGAGCTCAGCCCCTCACGGGTTCCAGTCTGGAGACCGTAAGTCCTGGTTCATCGTGCTTCAGAATGTGAGCGGGTTCTTCGTGCACCCggtggggctggaggtgctggtggacCACAGCAGCCTGGACACCTCCAGCTGGGCAGTGAGCAGGGTCTTCTACAACGGGCAGTACTACAGGGACATGGTTCAGCTGGAGAGCGCCTACGTGCAGGGTCGCATCAGTGTGGAGAAGGTGAGGAGAGCGCCGCGGGACGGGGACTTCTCGTCCATGAAGCCCCGAGCGCCTTCGGCTGCGCTGTTCCCTTTGCAGTACGAGCCGCAGGGTCCCCGCTACAGCGTCAGGAACAACCACGTCCTCTACCAGGCCTGGAGCTTTGCCTTTGGGATGAGCGTGAGCACGGGCCTGCGCCTGTTTGACATCCGACACAAGGGGGAGAGGGTTGCCTATGAAATCAGTGTGCAAGAGGCGCTGTCAGTGTACGGCTCCAACTGCCCGGGAGGGATGTCCACGAGGTACATGGATGGGAGCTTTGGCATCGGGCACTACACCTCCTCCTTGGTGCGAGGGGTCGACTGCCCCTATTTAGCAACGTACGTGGACGTGCACTTCCTTGCTCATTCTCAGGTCCCTCGAGTTAGTAAAAGTGCCCTCTGCATCTTTGAGCAGAACCTGGGCTCCCCGCTGAGGCGCCACTACTCCAACCTGCAGTCACTTTACTACGGGGGGCTGGTCAACTCTGCTCTTGTCATTCGGTCCATTACAACCGTGGGCAACTACGACTACGTGTGGGACTTCATCTTCTACCAGAACGGAGCTATTGAAGGCAAGGTCCAGACCACAGGGTACACGAGTTCATCCTTCCTCCATGGGGATGGCCTGAGATATGGCAATAGGGTTTGGGAGCACACACTGGGTACGATACATACCCATTTCATCAACTACAAGGTGGACTTGGACGTGGGAG GAGTGAAAAACTCACTGGTGGCCCATGACATGGCCTTTGAGATGGCGCGGGCTCCCTGGAGCCCGGAGCAGCAGATCGAGCGGCCACGACTCACCAAGAAAGTCCTGGACACAGAGGACCAGGCTGCCTTCCGGCTCCAGGCAAAGATGCCCAGATACATCTACTTCGCAGCCAACAGCAAAAACAAGTGGGGCCACCAGCGTGGCTACAGGATCCAGGTCATCAGTTCTGCAGGGGACCATGTCCCCGAAGCCAGCTCCATGGAGAGGGCCATCAGCTGGGCAAG GTACCAGTTGGCCGTCACCCGTCGGAAGGAAGAGGAgcccaccagcaccagcatctACAACCAGAACGACCCCTGGACACCCACCATTGCCTTCGCTGACTTCATCAACAACGAGACCATCACCAACGAG GACCTGGTTGCCTGGATCACTGCTGGGTTCCTTCACATCCCGCACTCGGAGGATATTCCCAACACTGCGACAGTAGGAAATTCAGTTGGCTTTCTCCTGAGACCCTACAACTACTATGACCTGGACCCCTCGATATACTCGCATGACGGTGTGTTTTTCACCAGTGAGCAGGACTTCACGGCGTGTGAAGTCAACCCTGTGGCATGCCTGCCCCAAACTGCCTCTTGTTTGCCAAACTTCCCTCCGTTCACCTATGATGGTTTCCAAAATACGAGCAGGTTTTAA
- the LOC115617635 gene encoding membrane primary amine oxidase-like isoform X1, translating into MNPKLAYVLLLGAAVVIFALSCMLLSRGRRSPSCESQPRTEEETGSTSQSLVFADLTPAELAQVVRYLQGHLGLRLVDAARANPSDNCIASVELQVPAKAEALRFLDGAGARPPREALAVLYFGDQPDPNVTEYVVGPLPTPVYHRDVTVRRYGGKVPYHRRPMLGSEYGQVGAFLETVAFAAAPTFLKEVLEYDSTNVVFQSSAPHGFQSGDRKSWFIVLQNVSGFFVHPVGLEVLVDHSSLDTSSWAVSRVFYNGQYYRDMVQLESAYVQGRISVEKVRRAPRDGDFSSMKPRAPSAALFPLQYEPQGPRYSVRNNHVLYQAWSFAFGMSVSTGLRLFDIRHKGERVAYEISVQEALSVYGSNCPGGMSTRYMDGSFGIGHYTSSLVRGVDCPYLATYVDVHFLAHSQVPRVSKSALCIFEQNLGSPLRRHYSNLQSLYYGGLVNSALVIRSITTVGNYDYVWDFIFYQNGAIEGKVQTTGYTSSSFLHGDGLRYGNRVWEHTLGTIHTHFINYKVDLDVGGVKNSLVAHDMAFEMARAPWSPEQQIERPRLTKKVLDTEDQAAFRLQAKMPRYIYFAANSKNKWGHQRGYRIQVISSAGDHVPEASSMERAISWARYQLAVTRRKEEEPTSTSIYNQNDPWTPTIAFADFINNETITNEDLVAWITAGFLHIPHSEDIPNTATVGNSVGFLLRPYNYYDLDPSIYSHDGVFFTSEQDFTACEVNPVACLPQTASCLPNFPPFTYDGFQNTSRF; encoded by the exons ATGAACCCCAAACTAGCCTACGTGCTACTGCTGGGGGCTGCGGTGGTGATCTTCGCTCTGTCCTGCATGCTGCTGAGCAGGGGCAGGCGATCCCCCAGCTGTGAATCCCAGCCCCGCACCGAGGAGGAGACGGGATCCACGAGCCAGAGCCTGGTCTTTGCGGACCTGACCCCCGCGGAGCTGGCGCAAGTGGTGCGGTacctgcagggacacctcggGCTGCGGCTGGTGGACGCCGCGCGCGCAAACCCCTCCGACAACTGCATCGCCTCCGTGGAGCTGCAGGTCCCGGCCAAGGCAGAGGCGCTGCGGTTCCTGGACGGGGCGGGGGCTCGTCCCCCCCGCGAGGCGCTGGCTGTGCTGTACTTTGGGGACCAGCCGGACCCCAACGTCACCGAGTACGTGGTGGGGCCACTGCCGACGCCGGTGTATCACCGGGACGTGACGGTGCGCAGGTACGGGGGGAAGGTGCCGTACCACCGCAGACCGATGCTGGGCAGTGAGTATGGGCAAGTGGGAGCTTTCTTGGAGACGGTGGCATTTGCTGCAGCCCCGACCTTCCTGAAGGAAGTCCTCGAATACGACAGCACCAACGTGGTGTTTCAGAGCTCAGCCCCTCACGGGTTCCAGTCTGGAGACCGTAAGTCCTGGTTCATCGTGCTTCAGAATGTGAGCGGGTTCTTCGTGCACCCggtggggctggaggtgctggtggacCACAGCAGCCTGGACACCTCCAGCTGGGCAGTGAGCAGGGTCTTCTACAACGGGCAGTACTACAGGGACATGGTTCAGCTGGAGAGCGCCTACGTGCAGGGTCGCATCAGTGTGGAGAAGGTGAGGAGAGCGCCGCGGGACGGGGACTTCTCGTCCATGAAGCCCCGAGCGCCTTCGGCTGCGCTGTTCCCTTTGCAGTACGAGCCGCAGGGTCCCCGCTACAGCGTCAGGAACAACCACGTCCTCTACCAGGCCTGGAGCTTTGCCTTTGGGATGAGCGTGAGCACGGGCCTGCGCCTGTTTGACATCCGACACAAGGGGGAGAGGGTTGCCTATGAAATCAGTGTGCAAGAGGCGCTGTCAGTGTACGGCTCCAACTGCCCGGGAGGGATGTCCACGAGGTACATGGATGGGAGCTTTGGCATCGGGCACTACACCTCCTCCTTGGTGCGAGGGGTCGACTGCCCCTATTTAGCAACGTACGTGGACGTGCACTTCCTTGCTCATTCTCAGGTCCCTCGAGTTAGTAAAAGTGCCCTCTGCATCTTTGAGCAGAACCTGGGCTCCCCGCTGAGGCGCCACTACTCCAACCTGCAGTCACTTTACTACGGGGGGCTGGTCAACTCTGCTCTTGTCATTCGGTCCATTACAACCGTGGGCAACTACGACTACGTGTGGGACTTCATCTTCTACCAGAACGGAGCTATTGAAGGCAAGGTCCAGACCACAGGGTACACGAGTTCATCCTTCCTCCATGGGGATGGCCTGAGATATGGCAATAGGGTTTGGGAGCACACACTGGGTACGATACATACCCATTTCATCAACTACAAGGTGGACTTGGACGTGGGAG GAGTGAAAAACTCACTGGTGGCCCATGACATGGCCTTTGAGATGGCGCGGGCTCCCTGGAGCCCGGAGCAGCAGATCGAGCGGCCACGACTCACCAAGAAAGTCCTGGACACAGAGGACCAGGCTGCCTTCCGGCTCCAGGCAAAGATGCCCAGATACATCTACTTCGCAGCCAACAGCAAAAACAAGTGGGGCCACCAGCGTGGCTACAGGATCCAGGTCATCAGTTCTGCAGGGGACCATGTCCCCGAAGCCAGCTCCATGGAGAGGGCCATCAGCTGGGCAAG GTACCAGTTGGCCGTCACCCGTCGGAAGGAAGAGGAgcccaccagcaccagcatctACAACCAGAACGACCCCTGGACACCCACCATTGCCTTCGCTGACTTCATCAACAACGAGACCATCACCAACGAG GACCTGGTTGCCTGGATCACTGCTGGGTTCCTTCACATCCCGCACTCGGAGGATATTCCCAACACTGCGACAGTAGGAAATTCAGTTGGCTTTCTCCTGAGACCCTACAACTACTATGACCTGGACCCCTCGATATACTCGCATGACGGTGTGTTTTTCACCAGTGAGCAGGACTTCACGGCGTGTGAAGTCAACCCTGTGGCATGCCTGCCCCAAACTGCCTCTTGTTTGCCAAACTTCCCTCCGTTCACCTATGATGGTTTCCAAAATACGAGCAGGTTTTAA
- the LOC115617634 gene encoding membrane primary amine oxidase, which translates to MNVRTALVLLALALATIFALVCVLLTRGRAPGACPHQPLAQEDPDDGQSLVFADLTPAELAQVVRYLQGHLGLRLVDAARANPSDNCIASVELQVPAKAEALRFLDGAGARPPREALAVLYFGDQPDPNVTEYVVGPLPTPAYHRDVTVRRYGGKVPYHRRPVTGKEYMDINALIQRELRKAPRFLAACCESDGTDLTTLTTAPRGFKSGDRATWFVLFHSVAGSGYYLSPVGLEVLVDHRDLRVSRWQLRHVFYNGQYFVSMADLEEAFVANLLEVVRVQKPRAEAVLGSMRPRHQPSSPGPLQYEPQGPRYSVRGNRVTFQGWSITFGMNPNSGPRLFDIRYRGERIVYELSLQEALALYGSNCPGGMSTRYLDGSFGIGRFAYELVRGLDCPYTATYVDQHYLVESDTPKTNQNSLCIFEHDAALPLRRHFSDSQSFYYGGLRKTTLVIRAISTLINYDYIWDFMFHASGAVEVRVHATGYISTSFLHGQGTDYGSRVGPHTLGTMHLHHMHYKVDLDVDGQLNSLETQDMGYKVMKEPWSMQNTIERLYLRRKRLEREDEAAFQFNAPMPRYLSFVSPNPNKWGHPRGYRIQIISFAGDPLPTSSPMERAISWGRYQLAVTRRKEEEPSSTSIYNQNDPWTPTVAFADFINNETITNEDLVAWISVGFLHVPHAEDIPNTVTVGNGVGFFLRPYNYFDEDPSVDSPDSIYFSSEQDPGICGANPLACQPPACTPHRPPFRYGGFLNLSLAPLPGTL; encoded by the exons ATGAACGTGAGAACCGCGCTCGTGCTCCTCGCGCTGGCTTTAGCCACCATATTCGCGTTGGTCTGTGTGCTGCTGACCAGGGGCAGGGCCCCCGGCGCCTGCCCGCACCAGCCCCTGGCGCAGGAGGACCCCGACGATGGCCAGAGCCTGGTCTTTGCAGACCTGACCCCCGCGGAGCTGGCGCAAGTGGTGCGGTacctgcagggacacctcggGCTGCGGCTGGTGGACGCCGCGCGCGCAAACCCCTCCGACAACTGCATCGCCTCCGTGGAGCTGCAGGTCCCGGCCAAGGCAGAGGCGCTGCGGTTCCTGGACGGGGCGGGGGCTCGTCCCCCCCGCGAGGCGCTGGCTGTGCTGTACTTTGGGGACCAGCCAGACCCCAACGTCACCGAGTACGTGGTGGGGCCGCTGCCGACGCCGGCGTATCACCGGGACGTGACGGTGCGCAGGTACGGGGGGAAGGTGCCGTACCACCGCAGACCCGTTACTGGTAAGGAATACATGGATATCAATGCTCTCATCCAGCGGGAGCTGCGAAAGGCACCGCGCTTCCTCGCCGCTTGCTGTGAGTCTGATGGGACCGACCTGACCACCCTCACGACAGCCCCGCGTGGCTTCAAGTCCGGCGACCGCGCGACCTGGTTTGTCCTCTTCCACAGCGTGGCCGGTTCTGGCTACTACCTCTCGCCggtggggctggaggtgctggtggacCACAGGGACCTCCGCGTCTCCCGCTGGCAGCTGCGCCACGTCTTCTACAATGGCCAGTACTTTGTGAGCATGGCAGATCTGGAGGAAGCGTTTGTGGCCAACTTGCTGGAGGTCGTCAGGGTCCAGAAGCCTCGGGCTGAAGCGGTGCTGGGCTCCATGAGGCCCCGgcaccagcccagctccccGGGTCCACTGCAGTATGAGCCACAGGGTCCCCGCTACAGCGTCAGGGGCAACCGCGTCACCttccagggctggagcatcacCTTCGGCATGAACCCCAACTCTGGCCCGCGTCTCTTTGACATCAGGTACCGCGGGGAGAGGATTGTCTATGAGCTGAGTCTCCAGGAAGCCTTAGCCCTGTATGGCTCCAACTGCCCCGGGGGCATGTCGACCCGCTACCTCGATGGGAGCTTCGGCATCGGCAGGTTTGCCTATGAGCTTGTCCGGGGCCTCGACTGCCCCTACACCGCGACCTATGTGGATCAGCACTACCTGGTGGAGTCAGATACCcctaaaaccaaccaaaactcACTCTGCATTTTTGAGCACGACGCTGCCCTCCCCCTGCGGCGCCACTTCTCTGACTCACAGTCCTTTTACTATGGGGGGTTGCGGAAAACCACGCTGGTCATCCGTGCCATCTCCACTCTCATCAACTATGACTACATTTGGGACTTCATGTTCCACGCCAGTGGGGCCGTGGAGGTCCGGGTGCACGCCACCGGCTACATCAGCACCTCCTTCCTCCACGGCCAAGGCACTGACTACGGCAGCAGGGTTGGGCCCCACACGCTGGGAACGATGCACCTTCACCACATGCACTACAAGGTGGACCTGGATGTTGACG GGCAGCTGAACTCCCTGGAGACCCAGGACATGGGGTACAAGGTCATGAAAGAACCCTGGAGCATGCAGAACACCATTGAGCGGCTGTACCTCCGCAGGAAAAGGCTGGAGAGGGAGGATGAGGCGGCGTTCCAATTCAATGCCCCCATGCCCCGCTACCTCTCCTTTGTCAGCCCCAATCCCAATAAGTGGGGGCATCCCCGCGGCTACCGGATCCAGATCATCAGCTTCGCCGGGGACCCCCttcccaccagcagccccatggaGAGGGCCATCAGCTGGGGCAG gTACCAGTTGGCCGTCACCCGTCGGAAGGAGGAggagcccagcagcaccagcatctACAACCAGAATGACCCCTGGACGCCCACCGTTGCCTTCGCTGACTTCATCAACAACGAGACTATCACCAACGAG GACCTGGTTGCCTGGATCTCCGTGGGGTTCCTGCACGTCCCCCATGCTGAAGACATCCCCAACACGGTGACCGTGGGGAATGGCGTCGGCTTTTTCCTGAGGCCCTACAACTACTTCGATGAGGACCCCTCGGTGGACTCACCCGACAGCATCTACTTCAGCAGCGAGCAGGACCCCGGGATATGCGGAGCCAACCCGCTGGCCTGCCAGCCCCCCGCCTGCACCCCCCATCGGCCCCCCTTCAGATATGGGGGATTCCTCAACCTCAGCCTGGCCCCGCTGCCTGGCACGCTCtga